In Pleurocapsa sp. PCC 7319, the following are encoded in one genomic region:
- a CDS encoding SulP family inorganic anion transporter produces MNLKFFQREWFFNTRQDLLAGAVVGLALIPEAIAFSIIAGVDPKVGLYTSFIIAVMTAFLGGRPGSISAATGAMALLMIDLVKDHGLQYLLAATFLTGIIQVLFGILKLGRQMKYVPRAVMIGYINALAVLIFLAQLPQLTNVPVTVYILTLLSLAIIYILPRFTQVVPSPLVALAVMTIAAIALKLEVPTVGDMGELPATLPIFALPQVPFNLETLQIIFPYSLTMAIVGLLASFLTAALVDDLTDTPSDKNQEAKGQGIANIVTAFFGGMAGCGMIGQSVINVQSGGRGRLSTLSAGVFLLFAILVLQDWVKEMPMAALVAVMIMVSIGTFSWSSFKNMSRIPRTETAVMLTTMFVIIFTRNFALGVATGIVMSTVFFSRKIALLVFVNKTLSDDGAHRIYKVAGQIFFLSKEEFLRSFDFRELVERVTIDLTQAHLWDQGAVETVDKVVSKFRRNGVEVQVVGLNEASATLFNRLADNKESVVIEN; encoded by the coding sequence TTGAACCTAAAATTTTTCCAACGAGAGTGGTTTTTTAATACCAGACAAGACCTTTTAGCAGGAGCAGTAGTAGGATTGGCATTGATTCCAGAAGCGATCGCTTTTTCGATTATTGCTGGAGTTGATCCAAAAGTAGGGCTTTATACTTCGTTTATTATTGCTGTGATGACGGCTTTTTTGGGCGGAAGACCAGGATCGATTTCTGCTGCAACGGGAGCAATGGCGTTGCTGATGATCGATTTAGTAAAAGATCATGGTTTGCAGTATCTTTTGGCAGCCACTTTTTTAACGGGAATAATACAGGTACTATTTGGAATACTAAAACTAGGTCGCCAAATGAAATATGTACCAAGAGCGGTGATGATTGGGTATATCAATGCTTTAGCGGTGCTAATTTTTTTGGCTCAGTTGCCCCAACTTACTAATGTCCCTGTTACGGTTTATATCTTAACGCTGCTTTCGTTGGCAATTATTTATATTTTGCCTCGCTTTACTCAAGTTGTTCCTTCTCCCCTGGTAGCCTTAGCCGTAATGACTATAGCAGCGATCGCCCTAAAGCTGGAAGTTCCCACCGTGGGAGATATGGGGGAATTACCCGCCACACTACCTATATTTGCGTTACCACAAGTGCCATTCAATCTAGAAACCTTACAGATTATCTTTCCTTATTCTTTAACAATGGCGATCGTCGGTTTATTAGCTTCTTTTCTAACTGCTGCTTTAGTTGATGACTTAACTGATACTCCAAGTGATAAAAATCAAGAAGCTAAAGGGCAAGGTATTGCCAACATAGTGACCGCTTTTTTTGGCGGGATGGCAGGTTGTGGCATGATTGGACAATCGGTGATCAACGTACAATCGGGTGGTCGAGGTAGATTATCAACTCTTTCAGCGGGGGTTTTTCTGCTGTTTGCTATTTTGGTATTACAAGATTGGGTTAAAGAAATGCCAATGGCTGCACTGGTGGCAGTGATGATTATGGTTTCTATTGGCACATTCAGTTGGTCATCTTTTAAAAATATGTCCCGCATTCCGCGTACTGAAACAGCGGTGATGTTAACTACTATGTTTGTTATTATTTTTACTCGTAATTTTGCTTTGGGTGTGGCAACGGGAATTGTAATGAGTACGGTGTTCTTCTCTCGTAAGATTGCTTTGCTCGTGTTTGTGAATAAAACTTTGAGTGATGATGGTGCTCACCGTATTTATAAAGTAGCTGGTCAAATTTTCTTTTTATCCAAAGAAGAGTTTCTCCGCTCCTTTGATTTTAGGGAACTAGTCGAGCGTGTCACTATCGATCTAACTCAGGCTCATCTTTGGGATCAGGGGGCAGTAGAAACCGTTGACAAAGTGGTGAGTAAATTTCGTCGTAATGGTGTAGAAGTTCAGGTAGTCGGTTTAAATGAAGCCAGTGCGACTCTATTCAATAGATTGGCAGATAATAAAGAATCCGTAGTTATTGAGAATTAA
- a CDS encoding universal stress protein, which produces MKKILLCSDGSAFADNTYRYGAWFATNLKAEEVDVLCVTDVRGQQAISQQNLSGSIGIDASKNLLNRLVELEHEKAKINHQRAKLVLQEAAKTLKAEGVERINLLHETGFLVDCLAKFEASCDLIVLGKRGEAAEFASGHLGANLERIVRSSYKPCLVTSRQFKPIKRVLIAYDGSRSSDKILRFIADSSVFEGLELHIVTVAKNAVEQTAIARLESAKKLAQQAGFEPVCSVIEGHSEKAISNYVTEQDISLLLMGAYGHSRIRHLVIGSTTAQMLRSSHIPVLLFR; this is translated from the coding sequence ATGAAAAAAATTTTACTTTGTAGTGATGGCTCGGCTTTTGCGGATAATACCTACCGTTATGGTGCATGGTTTGCCACGAACCTAAAAGCAGAAGAAGTAGATGTTCTCTGTGTGACTGATGTTCGAGGTCAACAAGCAATTTCCCAACAAAACTTAAGTGGTAGTATTGGCATTGATGCCTCAAAAAATTTGCTCAATCGCTTAGTGGAATTGGAACATGAAAAAGCTAAGATTAATCATCAACGGGCGAAATTAGTTTTACAAGAGGCAGCCAAAACCCTTAAGGCAGAAGGAGTAGAACGGATCAACCTTCTCCACGAAACAGGTTTTCTGGTAGATTGTTTGGCGAAATTTGAAGCTAGTTGCGATCTGATCGTATTAGGAAAGCGAGGTGAAGCTGCCGAGTTTGCTTCGGGACACTTAGGAGCAAACCTAGAAAGGATCGTTCGTAGTAGCTATAAACCCTGCTTAGTAACTTCACGTCAGTTCAAACCGATTAAACGGGTGTTGATTGCTTATGATGGTAGTCGTAGTAGCGATAAAATTCTTCGATTTATCGCAGATTCATCTGTTTTTGAGGGTTTGGAATTACATATCGTTACCGTTGCTAAGAACGCAGTAGAACAAACAGCGATCGCCCGACTTGAATCAGCCAAGAAATTGGCACAACAGGCTGGATTTGAACCAGTTTGTTCTGTAATCGAAGGACATTCTGAAAAAGCGATCTCGAACTATGTTACCGAGCAAGACATTAGTTTATTACTTATGGGAGCTTACGGACATAGTCGAATTCGCCATCTGGTAATTGGTAGTACGACGGCTCAAATGCTACGCAGCAGTCATATTCCAGTTTTATTATTTCGATGA
- a CDS encoding tetratricopeptide repeat protein, with protein MKSTTRILLGIVLTLGGIFVLVQPTVAISPIKQQQISKSSQQNIHKLFDRGVKKTQHGDYQGAIADFNQVIALNPQYLEAYCNRGMAHYGLGNFQQAIAEFNLALELAPRHADAYNKRAIVLAEQGNFEQALKDFAQALKFDASFIDAYYNRGKARTEIGNYQGAIADYDIAIKLDPNLAEAYGNRGFLRAQLGDKQQGLKDLRHAAQLFLAADNLAGYQQTLTFIEMIKQ; from the coding sequence ATGAAATCGACAACGAGAATTCTACTAGGAATAGTCCTCACTCTTGGAGGAATATTCGTTTTGGTTCAACCAACAGTAGCTATTTCTCCTATCAAGCAGCAACAGATAAGTAAATCTAGTCAGCAGAATATCCATAAGTTGTTCGATAGAGGTGTCAAGAAAACTCAGCATGGCGATTACCAAGGTGCGATTGCTGACTTTAATCAAGTTATCGCCTTGAACCCTCAATATTTAGAAGCTTATTGCAATCGAGGTATGGCTCACTATGGCTTAGGTAATTTTCAACAAGCGATTGCAGAGTTCAATCTAGCATTAGAGTTAGCACCGCGTCATGCTGATGCTTATAATAAACGTGCAATTGTTTTGGCAGAACAGGGCAATTTTGAGCAAGCACTGAAAGATTTTGCTCAAGCCTTGAAGTTCGATGCTAGTTTTATTGATGCTTACTACAATCGAGGTAAAGCACGTACCGAAATTGGCAATTATCAAGGCGCGATCGCAGATTATGATATAGCGATTAAGCTCGATCCTAATTTGGCAGAAGCCTATGGAAATAGAGGATTCTTACGCGCTCAGTTAGGAGATAAGCAACAGGGGTTAAAAGATTTACGGCACGCAGCCCAACTTTTTTTAGCTGCGGATAATCTAGCTGGGTATCAGCAAACCCTGACTTTTATTGAAATGATTAAACAGTAG